In Pantoea sp. Aalb, a single genomic region encodes these proteins:
- the dnaT gene encoding primosomal protein DnaT, with translation MLVKVLTSTLVGIDNFCQDPLTSMLKADNGTLAILCHNIPAFYAITPQRLANLLALESNFIQKNNIFLNKNIFKRQNTENFASVGKFSMYQGWHPDIDFQRQAAVWGITLKEPVTTNELAAFITYWEAEGCLFHHVQWQQKLARHVQMNRIINSGYFKRDITQISNTDYDIPDGFRGE, from the coding sequence ATGTTAGTAAAAGTCTTAACTTCAACATTAGTAGGGATAGATAATTTTTGCCAAGATCCTCTTACTTCAATGCTTAAAGCTGATAACGGTACATTAGCAATACTATGCCATAATATACCAGCATTTTATGCTATAACACCACAGCGATTAGCAAATTTATTAGCGTTAGAATCAAATTTTATTCAAAAAAATAATATTTTTTTGAATAAAAATATTTTCAAAAGGCAAAATACAGAAAATTTTGCATCAGTAGGTAAATTTTCCATGTATCAAGGTTGGCATCCAGATATTGATTTTCAACGGCAAGCAGCGGTTTGGGGAATTACGTTAAAAGAACCGGTTACTACGAATGAATTAGCTGCTTTTATTACATATTGGGAAGCAGAAGGTTGTTTATTTCATCATGTACAATGGCAACAAAAGTTAGCACGTCATGTACAAATGAATAGAATTATTAATAGTGGTTATTTCAAGCGTGATATCACTCAAATTAGTAATACTGATTATGATATCCCCGATGGTTTTCGAGGTGAGTAA